A stretch of Saccharothrix texasensis DNA encodes these proteins:
- a CDS encoding AraC family transcriptional regulator N-terminal domain-containing protein — translation MLTEIRRLITTHARPDLRTRIDGLLLSRVDSAAPDYSLTEPLLVVMAQGGKRLLLGDQVHEYRAGHYLLVTADLPVTGHYLDAPSLGVGLVLRPSAIAPLVLETPRARVGAGPPAMATGVADVDLLDAVARLLRLLDHPADVPVLAPLVEREILWRVLTGPAGGVLRQIGLADSGLSHVNRAIRWLRDNYAEPVRVADLARLAGMSPSAFHRHFRAITAMSPVQFQKRIRLQEARSLLAARPGDVAGVGHLVGYDSPSQFNREYRRLFGEPPGRDAARLRADAVPDPRAGSAPHLP, via the coding sequence CTGCTCACCGAGATCCGCCGCTTGATCACCACCCACGCACGCCCCGACCTGCGGACGCGCATCGACGGCCTGCTGCTGTCCCGCGTCGACTCCGCCGCGCCGGACTACTCGCTCACCGAGCCGCTGCTGGTGGTGATGGCGCAGGGCGGCAAGCGCCTCCTGCTGGGCGACCAGGTGCACGAGTACCGCGCCGGCCACTACCTGCTCGTCACGGCCGACCTGCCGGTCACCGGCCACTACCTCGACGCGCCGTCGTTGGGCGTCGGGCTGGTGCTGCGCCCGTCCGCCATCGCCCCGCTCGTGCTCGAGACGCCGCGCGCCCGCGTCGGCGCCGGGCCGCCCGCGATGGCGACGGGCGTGGCCGACGTCGACCTGCTCGACGCCGTGGCCCGGTTGCTGCGCCTGCTCGACCACCCGGCGGACGTGCCCGTGCTCGCGCCGCTCGTCGAGCGGGAGATCCTCTGGCGCGTGCTGACCGGTCCGGCCGGCGGTGTGCTCCGGCAGATCGGCTTGGCGGACAGCGGCTTGTCGCACGTCAACCGCGCGATCCGGTGGCTCCGCGACAACTACGCCGAACCGGTGCGCGTCGCCGACCTCGCGAGGCTGGCGGGGATGAGCCCGTCGGCCTTCCACCGGCACTTCCGCGCGATCACGGCGATGAGCCCGGTGCAGTTCCAGAAGCGCATCCGGCTCCAGGAGGCGCGGTCGCTGCTCGCCGCGCGGCCCGGTGACGTCGCCGGCGTCGGCCACCTCGTCGGCTACGACAGCCCGTCGCAGTTCAACCGCGAGTACCGCCGCCTGTTCGGCGAACCGCCCGGTCGCGACGCCGCCCGCCTGCGCGCCGACGCCGTGCCCGACCCGCGCGCCGGCTCCGCGCCCCACCTGCCGTGA
- a CDS encoding aldo/keto reductase, with translation MPLDHYVTLGRSGLRVSPFALGAMTFGEDPGGAGCDVEESERILGAYLDHGGNFVDTANFYTNGHSEKILGDYFATRPGRRDRVVLASKFFANMFPGDPNGGGAGRGSIVHQLHDTLRRLRTDYLDVYWLHNWDRNTPVEETMRTLDDLVRAGKVRYVGFSNTPAWVTAQAQTTALLRGWTPLIALQVEYSLLARTAEAELAPLALDQGLALVPWSPLKNGFLSGKYRRGAAVDSARAAFVGGPSEDEYEVIDSVRAVADSLGTSSAAVALAWLRARPGTVVPILGARRLAHLEDNLAGLDVTLDPTHLRALDEVSAPTLPYPAALNGPVRAMLQFAGTTVDGEPSTTYPPLAQSDTRY, from the coding sequence ATGCCACTGGACCACTACGTCACCCTGGGCCGTTCCGGACTGCGCGTCAGCCCCTTCGCGCTCGGCGCGATGACGTTCGGCGAGGACCCCGGAGGCGCCGGGTGCGACGTCGAGGAGTCGGAACGCATCCTCGGCGCCTACCTCGACCACGGCGGCAACTTCGTCGACACCGCCAACTTCTACACCAACGGGCACTCGGAGAAGATCCTCGGCGACTACTTCGCGACCCGGCCCGGACGCCGCGACCGGGTGGTGCTGGCGTCGAAGTTCTTCGCCAACATGTTCCCCGGCGACCCGAACGGCGGCGGCGCCGGCCGCGGGTCGATCGTGCACCAGCTGCACGACACCCTGCGGCGTCTGCGGACCGACTACCTGGACGTCTACTGGCTGCACAACTGGGACCGCAACACCCCGGTCGAGGAGACCATGCGGACGTTGGACGACCTGGTGCGCGCGGGCAAGGTCCGTTACGTCGGGTTCTCCAACACGCCTGCCTGGGTGACGGCCCAGGCGCAGACCACGGCGCTGCTGCGCGGCTGGACCCCGTTGATCGCCTTGCAGGTCGAGTACTCGCTGCTGGCCCGCACCGCGGAAGCCGAACTCGCACCGCTCGCGCTCGACCAGGGCCTGGCGCTGGTGCCGTGGAGCCCGCTGAAGAACGGCTTCCTGTCCGGCAAGTACCGCCGGGGTGCGGCGGTCGACTCGGCGCGTGCGGCGTTCGTCGGCGGTCCGAGCGAGGACGAGTACGAGGTCATCGACTCGGTGCGGGCGGTCGCGGACTCGCTCGGCACGTCCAGCGCGGCGGTCGCGCTGGCGTGGCTGCGGGCACGCCCGGGCACCGTCGTCCCGATCCTCGGCGCCCGACGCCTCGCGCACCTGGAGGACAACCTGGCGGGTCTGGACGTCACCCTCGACCCGACCCACCTGCGCGCACTGGACGAGGTCTCCGCACCGACCCTGCCCTACCCCGCCGCCCTCAACGGCCCGGTCCGCGCGATGCTCCAGTTCGCCGGCACCACAGTCGACGGCGAACCGTCCACCACCTACCCGCCACTGGCGCAGAGCGACACCCGGTACTGA
- a CDS encoding HNH endonuclease, whose amino-acid sequence MRTDAQRGAWLMLAVGDDRPRRSNDGYDDSPAAHYSWDSSVPNHQLPQAGDVIVLWDKKVLLGASVIEEVVVGEEEKALHRCPHCGKAGIKLRKSETPAYRCSKCTGTFEESEVVTTRKVVTTYRSHHDIAWVDLTGELTGDRLRGLCTLPKSQLSIRQLDYPRFQEAVRAAPGRPSLSPVEAALATTLEGGHTTAVVRVRRGQGAFRRLLLERYDDTCAFTGRTPHSALEAAHLTSFAADGQHHDQGGLLLRRDVHRLFDLGHLAVHPQDHTIDVSETIRDYPEYHRLQGKELHVELTERQQAWIAKHWTMHRT is encoded by the coding sequence ATGCGGACGGACGCACAGCGGGGCGCGTGGTTGATGCTCGCCGTCGGAGACGACCGGCCGCGGCGCAGCAACGACGGCTACGACGACTCGCCGGCGGCCCACTACAGCTGGGACAGCTCGGTCCCGAACCACCAGCTGCCGCAGGCGGGTGACGTGATCGTGCTGTGGGACAAGAAGGTCCTGCTGGGTGCCTCGGTGATCGAGGAGGTCGTCGTCGGCGAGGAGGAGAAGGCCCTCCACCGCTGTCCGCACTGCGGCAAGGCCGGTATCAAGCTGCGCAAGTCCGAGACCCCCGCCTACCGGTGCTCCAAGTGCACCGGCACCTTCGAGGAGTCGGAGGTGGTGACCACCAGGAAAGTCGTCACCACCTACCGGTCGCACCACGACATCGCCTGGGTGGATCTCACCGGCGAGCTGACCGGTGACCGGTTGCGGGGGTTGTGCACGCTGCCGAAGTCGCAGCTCAGCATCCGTCAACTCGACTACCCGAGGTTCCAGGAGGCGGTTCGGGCCGCGCCCGGCCGACCGTCCCTGTCACCGGTCGAGGCCGCCTTGGCGACCACGCTGGAAGGCGGCCACACCACGGCGGTCGTGCGGGTCCGGCGAGGGCAGGGAGCCTTCCGCCGCCTGCTCCTGGAGAGGTACGACGACACGTGCGCGTTCACCGGCCGCACCCCGCACTCCGCGCTCGAGGCGGCTCACCTGACCAGCTTCGCCGCCGACGGTCAGCACCACGACCAGGGCGGACTCCTGCTCCGCCGCGACGTGCACCGCCTCTTCGACCTCGGCCACCTCGCCGTGCACCCGCAGGACCACACCATCGACGTCTCCGAAACCATCCGCGACTACCCCGAGTACCACCGCCTCCAAGGCAAGGAGCTGCACGTGGAACTCACCGAACGCCAACAAGCCTGGATCGCGAAGCACTGGACCATGCACCGCACCTGA
- a CDS encoding acetoacetate--CoA ligase: protein MTEMRAGAAAGEAEVLWRPDPDRVGDTRMVAFRSWLTSTKGLDLPDHESLWEWSTSDLEGFWGAIAEFFEVVFHSPPTRVLEAPVMPGAVWFPGATLNYAEHALRGPDGDLAVVFHREDGLSSQLTYGELRRRVAAVRAGFASLGVRPGDRVVALVPNSPEALIAFLAAASLGATWSSCSPDFGARAVADRFAQITPTVLVAVDGYRYGGRAFDVRPAVERLRAEIPSLRATVMVDYVGGTPLPGAVTWDSLLAEHADAPLEFEPVPFDHPLWVLYSSGTTGLPKGIVQGHGGIVVEHLKMLALHSDLGRGDRFFWFTTTGWMMWNFLVSGLLVGSTIVLFDGSPAHPDLDVLWHLAEQHRVTYFGTSAPYIQTCLKEGVHPAERYDLTGLRVVGSTGAPLTPEGFRWIASAVGPDVQIASVSGGTDLCTAFVAAAPDLPVWLGELSCRALGAAVESFSEAGVAVVDEVGELVITKPMPSMPVCFWGDEDGTKLHEAYFDTFEGVWRHGDWIRITPRGSAVIYGRSDSTLNRGGVRMGTSEFYRVVEGMPGVADSLVIDTSGAGRTDGELLCFLVLDPGTTLTDLEPRLRSELRTNLSPRHVPNRFVAVAEIPRTLNGKKCEVPVKRILAGTPPERAVSLDALRNPAALDPFLDLARDLPHVTPA, encoded by the coding sequence ATGACCGAGATGCGTGCCGGCGCCGCCGCCGGCGAGGCGGAAGTCCTGTGGCGTCCCGACCCCGACCGGGTCGGGGACACCAGGATGGTCGCGTTCCGCTCCTGGCTCACCTCGACGAAGGGCCTCGACCTCCCCGACCACGAGTCGCTGTGGGAGTGGTCCACCTCCGACCTGGAGGGGTTCTGGGGCGCGATCGCGGAGTTCTTCGAGGTGGTGTTCCACAGCCCGCCCACGCGCGTGCTGGAGGCCCCCGTGATGCCCGGGGCGGTCTGGTTCCCCGGCGCGACGCTCAACTACGCGGAGCACGCCCTGAGGGGCCCGGACGGCGACCTGGCGGTCGTGTTCCACCGCGAGGACGGGCTGTCGTCCCAACTCACCTACGGCGAGCTGCGCCGCCGGGTCGCCGCCGTGCGGGCCGGTTTCGCCTCGCTGGGCGTGCGACCCGGTGACCGCGTGGTGGCGCTCGTGCCGAACTCGCCGGAGGCGCTGATCGCGTTCCTGGCGGCGGCCTCGCTCGGCGCCACCTGGTCGTCGTGCTCGCCGGACTTCGGCGCGCGGGCCGTCGCCGACCGGTTCGCCCAGATCACGCCGACCGTGCTCGTCGCCGTCGACGGGTACCGGTACGGCGGGCGGGCGTTCGACGTGCGGCCCGCGGTGGAGCGGCTCAGGGCGGAGATCCCGTCGCTGCGCGCCACCGTGATGGTCGACTACGTCGGCGGCACCCCGCTGCCCGGCGCCGTGACCTGGGACTCCCTGCTGGCCGAGCACGCCGACGCGCCCCTGGAGTTCGAGCCGGTGCCGTTCGACCACCCGCTGTGGGTGCTCTACTCGTCCGGCACCACGGGGCTGCCGAAGGGCATCGTCCAGGGCCACGGCGGGATCGTGGTCGAGCACCTGAAGATGCTGGCGCTGCACAGCGACCTCGGCCGGGGCGACCGGTTCTTCTGGTTCACCACCACCGGCTGGATGATGTGGAACTTCCTCGTCTCCGGCCTGCTGGTCGGGTCGACGATCGTGCTGTTCGACGGCAGCCCCGCGCACCCCGACCTCGACGTCCTCTGGCACCTGGCCGAGCAGCACCGCGTCACCTACTTCGGCACGTCGGCGCCGTACATCCAGACGTGCCTGAAGGAAGGCGTCCACCCGGCGGAGCGCTACGACCTGACGGGCCTGCGCGTCGTCGGGTCCACCGGGGCGCCCCTGACCCCCGAGGGCTTCCGCTGGATCGCGTCGGCCGTCGGTCCGGACGTGCAGATCGCCTCGGTCTCCGGCGGCACCGACCTGTGCACCGCGTTCGTCGCCGCCGCCCCCGACCTGCCGGTGTGGCTGGGCGAACTCTCGTGCCGCGCGCTGGGGGCGGCCGTGGAGTCCTTCTCGGAGGCGGGCGTCGCCGTCGTCGACGAGGTGGGCGAGCTGGTGATCACCAAGCCGATGCCCTCGATGCCGGTGTGCTTCTGGGGCGACGAGGACGGCACGAAGCTGCACGAGGCCTACTTCGACACCTTCGAGGGCGTCTGGCGGCACGGCGACTGGATCAGGATCACCCCGCGCGGCTCGGCGGTCATCTACGGCCGGAGCGACTCCACCCTGAACCGCGGCGGCGTCCGCATGGGCACCAGCGAGTTCTACCGCGTCGTCGAAGGGATGCCGGGCGTCGCGGACTCCCTCGTGATCGACACCTCGGGCGCCGGCCGGACCGACGGCGAACTCCTGTGCTTCCTCGTCCTGGACCCCGGCACGACCCTGACCGACCTGGAACCCCGCCTCCGCTCGGAGCTGCGCACCAACCTGTCACCACGCCACGTCCCCAACCGCTTCGTCGCCGTGGCCGAGATCCCGAGGACCCTCAACGGCAAGAAGTGCGAGGTCCCGGTGAAGAGGATCCTGGCCGGCACCCCGCCCGAGCGCGCCGTCAGCCTGGACGCCCTGCGCAACCCGGCCGCCCTGGACCCATTCCTCGACCTGGCACGAGACCTACCTCACGTCACCCCCGCCTGA
- a CDS encoding ESX secretion-associated protein EspG, with product MTERVFRLSEVEFFLLWQAVHRDAHPVPLGARHFGHTQRERDALIETASRDLAARGYGTVRRPDEELYGLLRGLAEFEIGLEVFFTLRGAQARGLATAAWHGAFAGRLGNQVQVAGFRPTALPATTVNTLPPAPPGSGRSVNVRWDDYLAAGRAGERDGSEGFLDSLRAVGLREPEANTLMRAVTTRSGGGQVGVIARNRAGYLHPTGAVVSWLDTAEGRYLVRRDDGWLVVAPTDGPRLISAIEGLLASAGRN from the coding sequence GTGACCGAACGCGTCTTCCGGCTCAGCGAAGTGGAGTTCTTCCTGCTCTGGCAGGCGGTCCACCGCGACGCCCACCCGGTCCCGCTGGGCGCCAGGCACTTCGGGCACACCCAGCGGGAACGGGACGCGCTGATCGAGACCGCGTCCCGCGACCTGGCGGCCCGCGGCTACGGCACCGTGCGGCGGCCGGACGAGGAGCTGTACGGGCTGCTGCGCGGCCTGGCCGAGTTCGAGATCGGCCTGGAGGTGTTCTTCACCCTGCGCGGCGCCCAGGCGCGCGGCCTGGCCACCGCCGCGTGGCACGGCGCGTTCGCGGGCAGGCTCGGCAACCAGGTGCAGGTGGCCGGGTTCCGGCCGACCGCGCTGCCCGCCACCACGGTCAACACCCTGCCGCCCGCGCCGCCCGGCAGCGGCCGGTCGGTGAACGTGCGCTGGGACGACTACCTGGCCGCGGGCCGGGCGGGCGAGCGCGACGGCAGCGAGGGGTTCCTCGACTCGCTGCGCGCCGTCGGCCTGCGCGAGCCGGAGGCCAACACCCTGATGCGCGCCGTGACCACGCGCAGCGGCGGCGGCCAGGTCGGCGTGATCGCCCGCAACCGGGCCGGCTACCTGCACCCGACCGGCGCGGTCGTGTCGTGGCTGGACACCGCCGAGGGCCGCTACCTCGTGCGGCGCGACGACGGGTGGCTGGTCGTCGCGCCGACGGACGGGCCGAGGCTGATCTCCGCGATCGAGGGCCTGTTGGCGAGCGCCGGCCGCAACTGA
- a CDS encoding PPE domain-containing protein: protein MGDNKHGDNKHGGNHQGGGQGGGQGWGQGKDKPSDLGQKVDWMTYTHQQLWEMINTGVDLKAAGSAQADWATVGKALGEVQELLAKAISQSSQAWTGESAERAREALESVEKWALNTSEHADNVAKCIATEIDHVQTAREMMPPPAPAPPVVAPVTGAPATPIAGQTPVATHTPVATQTPVATPRSPLAGNRLAEDGGYRSPTLASHDGLAAGPTPVVRAPGAFTGIDTIAAPAIDSVVAADATHRQAAEVMAMFQQNSYEVDRTVPSFSPPTNPVAPPAPPPVVITPNPPATDGGGSGAAGTGGGQAVVNNPAGPANQRPGGTSAQFGRGGFAGGRGGYGGRGALPTPVGMGGGGGGGGPVAGPGGATGSLGAERGSANPGSVTSQFQAPKSVTPQSGMIGAAPMAAPPPVAGGGEKDRNRPGYLEDDDNVFGVDRKAAPPVIGL, encoded by the coding sequence ATGGGCGACAACAAGCACGGCGACAACAAGCACGGCGGCAACCACCAGGGTGGCGGTCAAGGCGGCGGCCAGGGCTGGGGCCAGGGCAAGGACAAGCCCTCCGACCTCGGCCAGAAGGTCGACTGGATGACCTACACCCACCAGCAGCTGTGGGAGATGATCAACACCGGGGTCGACCTCAAGGCCGCCGGCAGCGCGCAGGCCGACTGGGCGACCGTCGGCAAGGCGCTCGGCGAGGTGCAGGAGCTGCTGGCCAAGGCGATCAGCCAGTCCAGCCAGGCCTGGACGGGCGAGTCGGCCGAACGCGCCCGCGAGGCGCTGGAGTCGGTCGAGAAGTGGGCGCTGAACACCAGCGAGCACGCCGACAACGTGGCCAAGTGCATCGCCACCGAGATCGACCACGTGCAGACGGCGCGCGAGATGATGCCGCCGCCCGCGCCCGCGCCCCCGGTCGTCGCCCCGGTCACCGGCGCGCCGGCGACCCCGATCGCCGGCCAGACCCCCGTCGCCACCCACACCCCGGTCGCCACCCAGACCCCGGTCGCCACGCCGCGTTCGCCGCTGGCCGGCAACCGGTTGGCGGAGGACGGTGGCTACCGGTCGCCCACCCTCGCGTCGCACGACGGCCTGGCCGCGGGCCCGACCCCGGTCGTGCGCGCGCCCGGCGCGTTCACCGGCATCGACACCATCGCCGCGCCCGCGATCGACTCGGTCGTCGCCGCGGACGCGACGCACCGCCAGGCCGCCGAGGTCATGGCGATGTTCCAGCAGAACTCCTACGAGGTCGACCGCACGGTGCCGTCGTTCAGCCCGCCGACCAACCCGGTCGCGCCGCCGGCTCCGCCGCCCGTGGTCATCACGCCGAACCCGCCCGCCACCGACGGTGGTGGCAGCGGCGCCGCCGGGACCGGCGGTGGCCAGGCCGTGGTGAACAACCCGGCCGGCCCGGCGAACCAGCGCCCCGGCGGCACGTCCGCCCAGTTCGGGCGCGGCGGCTTCGCGGGCGGGCGCGGCGGCTACGGCGGTCGCGGCGCCCTGCCCACGCCGGTCGGCATGGGCGGCGGTGGGGGCGGCGGCGGACCGGTGGCCGGTCCCGGCGGCGCGACGGGCTCGCTCGGCGCCGAGCGCGGCTCCGCCAACCCCGGCAGCGTGACCAGCCAGTTCCAGGCGCCCAAGTCGGTGACGCCGCAGTCCGGCATGATCGGCGCCGCGCCGATGGCCGCGCCGCCGCCCGTCGCCGGCGGCGGTGAGAAGGACCGCAACCGGCCCGGGTACCTGGAGGACGACGACAACGTCTTCGGCGTCGACCGCAAGGCCGCACCACCGGTGATCGGCCTGTGA
- a CDS encoding dienelactone hydrolase family protein, giving the protein MTSTRTETLSLTDGRELRLTVAEPENAVRGGLVVLHEARGVTDTVRGLVSGLAAEGWLAVAPHLYDEVSGDEAPAMVSGLSGDAVLADTDVAFVWLAQRGISQDRMGVMGFDLGGSVAMVVAGSRTVGAAVTVGGGGILEPLAEGLPSLVEVAEELTCPWLGLYGDDDSEIPYSDVEKLRDAAAAAPVATDVVRFSRTSHRFDTAPQVSAEAWQRALNWFDSHLR; this is encoded by the coding sequence ATGACATCTACCCGCACCGAGACGCTCTCCCTCACCGACGGCCGCGAGCTGCGGCTGACCGTCGCCGAGCCGGAGAACGCCGTCCGCGGCGGCTTGGTCGTGCTGCACGAGGCGCGTGGCGTGACCGACACCGTCCGCGGGTTGGTGAGCGGACTGGCCGCCGAGGGGTGGTTGGCGGTCGCGCCGCACCTGTACGACGAGGTGTCCGGCGACGAGGCGCCGGCGATGGTGAGCGGGTTGTCCGGGGACGCCGTGCTGGCCGACACCGACGTCGCGTTCGTCTGGTTGGCCCAGCGGGGCATCAGCCAGGACCGGATGGGCGTCATGGGCTTCGACCTGGGCGGATCGGTCGCGATGGTGGTTGCGGGAAGCCGAACCGTCGGCGCCGCGGTGACCGTCGGCGGCGGTGGGATCCTGGAACCGCTGGCCGAGGGGCTGCCCTCGCTGGTGGAGGTCGCGGAGGAGCTGACCTGCCCCTGGCTGGGCCTGTACGGGGACGACGACTCCGAGATCCCGTACAGCGACGTGGAGAAGCTGCGCGACGCGGCGGCGGCGGCGCCGGTGGCGACCGACGTGGTCCGGTTCTCCCGCACCAGCCACCGGTTCGACACCGCGCCGCAGGTGAGCGCGGAGGCGTGGCAGCGCGCGTTGAACTGGTTCGACTCACATCTTCGCTAA
- the hisC gene encoding histidinol-phosphate transaminase, translating into MTVRTRADLVALPGYVPGKTIPGAIKLASNEVSAGPLPSVVRAIADAATAVNRYPDTAATELVARLADKLGVPAEQVAVGCGSVTLCQQLVQATCTEADEALFPWRSFEAYPIITAVVGARQKRVPLTPGHGLDLDAMADAITPATRLVFVCNPNNPTGTALRAADIERFIERVPSDVLVVIDEAYKEFVDDPDVPDGVELAKAQWAAGRDNVAVLRTFSKAYGLAGLRVGYAVASPAVAETLRKVYVPFSVNALAQVAALASLDAEAELMARCRAIVAERARVRDGLLAAGFEVPGSQANFVWLPLGERTAAFNEHCLVHKVVVRAFAGDGARVTIGEPGENDAFLAAARSFSG; encoded by the coding sequence ATGACCGTGCGAACCCGCGCCGACCTCGTCGCGTTGCCCGGATACGTGCCCGGTAAGACGATCCCCGGCGCGATCAAGCTGGCCAGCAACGAGGTGTCGGCCGGACCGCTGCCCAGCGTGGTGCGGGCGATCGCGGACGCGGCCACCGCCGTGAACCGCTACCCCGACACCGCCGCCACCGAGCTCGTGGCGCGCCTGGCGGACAAGCTCGGCGTGCCCGCGGAGCAGGTGGCCGTGGGCTGCGGCTCGGTGACGTTGTGCCAGCAGCTGGTGCAGGCGACGTGCACCGAGGCCGACGAGGCGCTGTTCCCGTGGCGCTCGTTCGAGGCTTACCCGATCATCACCGCGGTCGTCGGCGCGCGGCAGAAGCGGGTGCCGCTGACGCCGGGGCACGGGCTGGACCTGGACGCGATGGCCGACGCGATCACCCCGGCCACCCGGCTGGTGTTCGTGTGCAACCCGAACAACCCCACCGGGACGGCGTTGCGGGCGGCGGACATCGAGCGGTTCATCGAGCGGGTGCCGTCGGACGTGCTCGTGGTGATCGACGAGGCGTACAAGGAGTTCGTGGACGACCCGGACGTGCCCGACGGCGTGGAGCTGGCCAAGGCGCAGTGGGCCGCGGGCCGGGACAACGTGGCCGTGCTGCGCACGTTCTCCAAGGCCTACGGGCTGGCCGGCCTGCGCGTCGGGTACGCGGTGGCGTCGCCCGCGGTGGCCGAGACGCTGCGCAAGGTCTACGTGCCGTTCAGCGTGAACGCCCTGGCGCAGGTCGCCGCGCTGGCGTCGCTGGACGCCGAGGCCGAGCTGATGGCGCGGTGCCGGGCGATCGTGGCCGAGCGGGCGCGGGTGCGCGACGGGCTGCTGGCCGCCGGCTTCGAGGTGCCCGGGTCGCAGGCGAACTTCGTGTGGCTGCCGCTCGGCGAGCGGACCGCGGCGTTCAACGAGCACTGCCTGGTGCACAAGGTGGTCGTGCGGGCGTTCGCCGGCGACGGTGCGCGCGTCACGATCGGCGAACCCGGGGAGAACGACGCGTTCCTGGCCGCGGCGCGCTCTTTCAGCGGGTGA
- a CDS encoding sulfite exporter TauE/SafE family protein: protein MTALEAIVVVLAGVFAGGINTVVGSGTLVTFPVLMAVGYPPVVANVSNSLGLVPGSLSGAWGYRRELSGQAGRVKRLLPASVLGAVVGAILLVVLPEDAFSAIVPVLIAIALVLVVAQPWLNRKLAERERHEHGGVALWVGVFLAGIYGGYFGAAQGVLVMGLMGVLMNEHIQRVNALKNVLTAFVNLVAGVLFIFIADVAWLAVLLLAIGSVVGGQLGAKVGRRLPPAALRAVIVVVGVVAITQILTR from the coding sequence GTGACGGCGCTGGAGGCGATCGTCGTCGTCCTGGCCGGTGTGTTCGCCGGCGGGATCAACACGGTGGTGGGTTCCGGCACCCTGGTGACGTTCCCGGTGCTGATGGCCGTCGGCTACCCGCCGGTGGTGGCGAACGTGTCCAACAGCCTCGGCCTGGTGCCCGGCTCGCTCAGCGGCGCGTGGGGCTACCGGCGCGAGCTGTCCGGGCAGGCGGGCCGGGTGAAGCGGCTGCTGCCCGCCTCGGTGCTGGGCGCGGTGGTCGGCGCGATCCTGCTCGTGGTGCTGCCCGAGGACGCGTTCTCCGCGATCGTGCCGGTGCTGATCGCCATCGCGCTGGTGCTGGTGGTCGCCCAGCCGTGGCTCAACCGCAAGCTCGCCGAACGGGAGCGGCACGAGCACGGCGGCGTGGCGCTGTGGGTCGGCGTGTTCCTCGCGGGCATCTACGGCGGCTACTTCGGCGCGGCGCAGGGCGTGCTGGTGATGGGCCTGATGGGCGTGCTGATGAACGAGCACATCCAGCGGGTGAACGCGCTGAAGAACGTGCTGACCGCGTTCGTGAACCTGGTCGCCGGCGTGCTGTTCATCTTCATCGCCGACGTGGCGTGGCTCGCCGTGCTGCTGCTGGCGATCGGCTCGGTCGTCGGCGGTCAGCTCGGCGCGAAGGTCGGCCGCCGACTCCCACCCGCCGCGCTGCGCGCGGTGATCGTGGTGGTGGGAGTCGTGGCCATCACCCAGATCCTCACCCGCTGA
- a CDS encoding HIT family protein — protein sequence MRQDWYCDEVIPGSVEVEVVAETATVLAFRPPRPGFGREHVIVVPKAHVGSLLDLEPDLAAEMMAVLQQTAAEVVARHGGCQVLTTLGDEQHNQHLHWHVAAGDGVARFVPTGGWNP from the coding sequence GTGCGCCAGGACTGGTACTGCGACGAGGTCATCCCCGGCTCGGTCGAGGTCGAGGTGGTGGCCGAGACCGCGACGGTCCTGGCGTTCCGCCCACCCCGGCCGGGCTTCGGCCGCGAGCACGTGATCGTGGTGCCCAAGGCGCACGTCGGGTCGCTGCTCGACCTGGAGCCCGACCTGGCCGCCGAGATGATGGCCGTGCTCCAGCAGACGGCGGCCGAGGTCGTCGCCCGCCACGGCGGGTGCCAGGTGCTCACCACGCTCGGCGACGAGCAGCACAACCAGCACCTGCACTGGCACGTCGCGGCCGGTGACGGCGTGGCCCGGTTCGTCCCGACCGGCGGGTGGAACCCCTGA